Part of the Lucilia cuprina isolate Lc7/37 chromosome 5, ASM2204524v1, whole genome shotgun sequence genome is shown below.
AATCGGTTCAATGGTTTGACTTTTTATATTTAgctaaaagttgacttttcgactttttgtattttataaaaagtcgatttttctactttttttcattttattaaaagtcgacttttcgactttaagtattttataaatagtcccctctaatattttcactttttgacctttttcgactttttttgactttttgacttttttcaacttttttcaactttttcagactattttttgactttttcgagattttccgactattttagagtttttgactttttttaaaattttcgactattttttacttttttctacctttttcgactttttcctactttttgacttttttttcaaaggtgacttttcaacttttttcacagacgaatcgacttcgatttttcgacttttttcgacaaaaagtcgattgttcgattattcgaaagtcgagtTATAGAACACATTGCAAGGTTATACATAATCATCGGACGTGCTTGATGGCATATCAGACACAGAACAtttcggaaactttgaaacgatGATTCCAGATAGtagaacattagagcaaataacAGTAGTAATCCGTTATTACACGAACGGCCCTAAATCGGGGGACAAAGTGGACCTAGGGTTATATATTGGCTATAGGACACGTCACCAATGTATACTAGACaaattggaaggttatacacaatcatcggacgtgcctgatcgcatatcagacacagaatatgtcggaaattTTGAAACACTGATTCCAGATAgtggaacattagagcaaataccagtattAATTCGTTATTAAACGTATGGCTCTAAATCGGGGGACAAAGTGGGCCTGGAGTTATATATTGAAGACCTGGAATATACCACCGTTTTCCTAATCTGTACACAAGCTTCCATGCAGAAGTCcaagcaataacggaatgttcatattggattagaataaatatggcgctcATTGCTTTTATATTTACCGACAACCCGAAATCAATTAAGGCGATATCAGGTGTCAGAGTTAAATCAAAGACCATATTGGAatctaaaaaaacttaaacagaatactctcccagaggtaaggttttaATCATATGGGTACCACAGGCTCGGTAGTAGTTAGCAAGGAatgggcgaatgtaatagctttaaagggaagggagctcaaggGAGTTAGCTTGGCAAACTCAAAACCATTCGAAGctacaaaagctgaattaaaaatataggtgagagaaacccataaggcctcttggagtaatgaaacggtgggtagaaccacaaagggATCGCCAAAGTCAAAACTGACAAACCCGGCTTTgaggtgaccctgatgagagcaagacaagaaatcttctcaaaatgagaAGGCTGAAGTTAATGTACAGTTTCCAAGtatccaggaaactgagtttctaaacattgaaaaataatacgtTTCATATAAAGGAGCGCATTTGATGTAGTACATTAATTATACGGACTTCACAATAGacctacaaaagtatatatgtctgtccttccgtccgttcgtccgtctgtctgtctgttgaaagcacgatagagtccgaatgaaAAGAGCGAGAGAGTtttaatttcacataaatatttcttataggtaaggtttgtttggtattggaaatgggcaatatcggtccacgttttcgcatagcttccatacaagaggcccctcgaaaagcagcGTTAACAGTCataacatgtttaaaaatacggcataagtaagtttcttatgatccaaaaccactatgcaaaattttattaggatcggttcacaattgaccctaccgcctatataaggtccctttcagaaaatgactgcaacactcattaaaaatactagtgttgcgatgaaattcgatacaaacaaaatttaatacgaaccaaattctgtctaccaaattttatggagatcgacccataattgaccatacccccctatataaggttaccttcagaaaattacgaGTATATAGATTAAATTTGACATTcgagtttcattcgagtcaaacgaggtttgatggtgggtatataagattcggcatagccgaatataacactcttagttgttttgttttaaattaaatttttcattaattttcatattacatttaaaattgtcttcttcttttttaaaaaacatgcattgttttgataacagtGACGGCAACagtgtatggcaacactgcgatcTTTAATCTTGTACACAAAATCATCAAAAGGGAGATTAACTTCAATCAATCAAATGATCacacaattattttctttagaaagttttcgagTTAATCCGATATTCAACATTCAGCTcaacttaaacaaatattaagaatttttcttaaagtttttgtcAATTTCAAAAGTAAAGTTAACACTTTTGCCATCTAAAaatgtatgattattattttttaatgaaaatccattaaaaaatattttaaaatataattaactaCCAGTGaaagttttgtatatataaatataaataaattaaagattatCATCATCTATAAGCAATAAGAAAAGCAAACTTTAATCTTAAAAGGTATTTTAGCAGTAAATGTTTAANNNNNNNNNNNNNNNNNNNNNNNNNNNNNNNNNNNNNNNNNNNNNNNNNNNNNNNNNNNNNNNNNNNNNNNNNNNNNNNNNNNNNNNNNNNNNNNNNNNNACATATATAGTTTAATCAAcactcaagactatagtcgactttaaagtaaaaattatattggaCACTATAATCGAAACTATATTCacctatattctagactatttCAAATATACTGTACTGTATAATCTGTCGGGACTACAAACGATTCTATAATCGTGTATATCGCATAGAGTATAGTCCTTGATATTTTCCCATCTTATACAACAAACTTATCTTAAGTTAGTGTATAACAATTTCAAATCCCTCTTTTCTAACGGAAATTTTCTATCTACTAATCCGTTAACACTACACACTATTCTTCTATCTGGCATCTCGATTTTCACATCatatgtttttttacatttatctcTCTCTTTTTCTCCAACAACTCTCTCTTTAACGTGAAATGTCAAGTACTATTGCaggaattttaaaaacattgcagttttcataaataaaaatcgtaataatttaaggaaattataaaataaattgaaagaaatataaTGATACTGCAGCGTCTACAGATATTGCGCAATGCAAatgtattaaaacaattaaatgcaCAAAATAAAGTAAGCAAATGGGTAGAGAAATGGAGTAACCAAAATCAATGACATAACCTGCAAATcgtttaagaataaaattaaaaatttacctaAACTTTCTACATTTTAGTTTACATCATCCGGCTTGGGAGCAGTGTCAATTACTAGAGATTTACATGTGAGCAGTGATAGAAAATGGCAAAAGACTGGAAATCAACAACTGCCCCTAATGGCTTTAACTATGCCCAGTATGGCGGTAAGATATGCCAGCACAGAGGGAGTCGCCAAGACTGTGGTAGATTTAAGTGATATCCCAGCACCACCAGTAGCTCCAGAGTCAGTGAGTGAAGTAGCTAGTCAAGCCTTAAATGCTTTAGGTGAACCTACATTTGCTTCCATAGGCTTGGGTGGTTGGTCACCAGTAGGATTGGTGGAAACTTGTATGGAATTCCTGCATGTGACTTGTGATTTACCATGGTGGGGTGCTATTGCTATCGGTACAGCGGTAGTACGTACCTTAATTTTTCCCTTGGTTATTATGGCTCAACGTAATGCTGCCAAAATGAATAATCATATGCCTCAAATGCAAGttttacaaatgaaaatgaCCGAGGCACGTCAATCAGGCAATGCTATAGATTCTGCCCGTTATGCCCAAGAAATGATGATTTTTATGAAGGAAAAAGAATTAAA
Proteins encoded:
- the LOC111677245 gene encoding mitochondrial inner membrane protein OXA1L, whose amino-acid sequence is MILQRLQILRNANVLKQLNAQNKFTSSGLGAVSITRDLHVSSDRKWQKTGNQQLPLMALTMPSMAVRYASTEGVAKTVVDLSDIPAPPVAPESVSEVASQALNALGEPTFASIGLGGWSPVGLVETCMEFLHVTCDLPWWGAIAIGTAVVRTLIFPLVIMAQRNAAKMNNHMPQMQVLQMKMTEARQSGNAIDSARYAQEMMIFMKEKELNPLKNLIVPLAQAPLFISFFMSLREMANTPVESMRDGGLFWFTDLTIADPTFMLPIITSATLFLTVEIGTDSARLTAQNMGMMKYVLRALPIAIFPFTMNFPAAILTYWACSNFISLGQVAILKIPAVREYFKIDKMVIHKAENLPVKKKKFVEGMKDSWQNMKITKELEERQRLDEIRFAKAGKGPLVKTYKYDPTKPRPSANIQAKKSS